One genomic window of Halobellus limi includes the following:
- a CDS encoding Rieske (2Fe-2S) protein, with amino-acid sequence MPDGEKITGVADVPESGSYLFTAADAFTNETEVVLVRCEDDPGVEAWRNTCTHESQRFDRGDGAAIRDGEIVCPRHGSMFDACSGACDNGPAAGTELPGVEVAVESGSVYLTDDNYSLSHAGGIDDDEPGSTSHISL; translated from the coding sequence ATGCCGGACGGCGAGAAGATCACCGGGGTCGCCGACGTCCCCGAATCGGGGTCGTATCTCTTCACGGCGGCGGACGCGTTCACGAACGAGACCGAGGTCGTCCTGGTGCGGTGCGAGGACGATCCGGGAGTCGAAGCCTGGCGCAACACCTGCACGCACGAGAGCCAGCGGTTCGACCGGGGTGACGGCGCGGCGATCCGCGACGGCGAGATCGTCTGCCCGCGACACGGCTCGATGTTCGACGCCTGTTCCGGCGCGTGCGACAACGGACCCGCCGCCGGGACCGAACTCCCCGGCGTGGAGGTCGCCGTCGAGTCCGGTTCGGTGTACCTGACCGACGACAACTACTCGCTCTCGCACGCGGGCGGGATCGACGACGACGAACCGGGGTCGACGTCGCATATCTCGCTGTGA
- a CDS encoding MarR family transcriptional regulator produces the protein MAEAEQESLDDLPPSAKLVFKVLEYNGPLTQKGIVQESMLSARTVRYALERLEGIDVVDEDVYFADARQNLYQLTDDAPETHPAEGDADEAEACCAE, from the coding sequence ATGGCAGAGGCAGAACAGGAGAGTCTCGACGACCTCCCGCCGAGCGCGAAACTGGTCTTCAAGGTACTCGAATACAACGGACCGCTGACGCAGAAGGGGATCGTCCAGGAGTCGATGCTGTCGGCTCGGACGGTCCGGTACGCGCTCGAACGGCTCGAAGGCATCGACGTCGTCGACGAGGACGTCTACTTCGCGGACGCGCGGCAGAACCTCTATCAGCTCACCGACGACGCGCCGGAGACCCATCCCGCCGAGGGCGACGCCGACGAGGCCGAAGCCTGCTGCGCGGAGTGA
- the ubaA gene encoding SAMP-activating enzyme E1: protein MSLSLDSTQLDRYSRHIIMDEVGPEGQSKLLDSRVLVVGAGGLGAPVIQYLAAAGVGRLGVVDDDVVERSNLQRQVIHGDDDVGRPKVESAAAFVEDLNPDVDVETYETRLTKENVGEIVPGHDVVVDASDNFPTRYLLNDFCRLREIPIAHGAIYKFEGQITTLTPDGPCYRCLFPEAPEPGTVPDCATTGVLGVLPGTVGCIQATEAVKLVLDAGETLTGRLLFYDAMEMSFETVPYQRNPECPVCGDDPIDSVDEVEYTEACTIGAE from the coding sequence ATGTCACTCTCACTCGACTCGACGCAGTTGGACCGGTACTCCAGACACATCATTATGGACGAGGTCGGCCCCGAGGGGCAGTCGAAGCTGCTCGACTCGCGGGTCCTCGTCGTCGGTGCGGGCGGCCTCGGCGCGCCGGTGATCCAGTACCTCGCCGCCGCGGGGGTCGGCAGGCTCGGCGTCGTCGACGACGACGTCGTCGAGCGGAGCAACCTGCAGCGGCAGGTCATCCACGGCGACGACGACGTCGGACGGCCGAAAGTCGAAAGCGCCGCCGCGTTCGTCGAGGATCTGAACCCCGACGTCGACGTCGAGACTTACGAGACACGGCTGACGAAGGAGAACGTCGGAGAGATCGTCCCCGGTCACGACGTCGTCGTCGACGCCTCCGACAACTTCCCGACGCGCTATCTGCTGAACGACTTCTGCCGGCTCCGTGAGATCCCGATCGCCCACGGCGCGATCTACAAGTTCGAGGGGCAGATAACGACGCTCACCCCCGACGGGCCGTGTTACCGGTGTCTGTTCCCCGAAGCGCCCGAGCCGGGGACGGTCCCCGACTGCGCGACGACGGGCGTGCTCGGCGTCCTCCCCGGAACGGTCGGCTGCATCCAGGCGACGGAAGCGGTGAAACTCGTCTTGGACGCCGGCGAGACGCTGACCGGCCGGCTGCTGTTCTACGACGCGATGGAGATGAGCTTCGAGACCGTCCCCTACCAGCGGAACCCCGAGTGCCCGGTCTGCGGCGACGACCCGATCGACTCGGTCGACGAGGTCGAGTACACCGAGGCGTGCACGATCGGTGCGGAGTGA
- a CDS encoding helix-turn-helix domain-containing protein, whose protein sequence is MRSVQLRLDLPSPYVHPMHAFVAETSGFRATRLRHWNPAVGQRNTLVFFVDGDDPDAYAAALAEQESILEYEVATEESRRGFHLVVTEDQRSADARLTAAFLNTGVVVVPPIVYRDDRCIDLSIVGAPDEVETAIDGLPSDVGVTVRRIRSYDGRFTDPTAALTPRQREALRVAVRCGYYNETRETTVDTIAAELGCSAGTAAEHLRKAEATVLRRVVDATPDGRA, encoded by the coding sequence ATGCGATCGGTCCAGCTCAGACTCGATCTGCCGTCGCCGTACGTTCACCCGATGCACGCGTTCGTCGCGGAGACGTCCGGATTCCGAGCGACGCGGCTGCGCCACTGGAACCCCGCAGTCGGCCAGCGAAACACCCTCGTGTTCTTCGTCGACGGCGACGACCCCGACGCGTACGCTGCGGCCTTAGCGGAGCAGGAGTCGATTCTGGAGTACGAGGTGGCGACCGAGGAATCGCGCCGCGGGTTCCACCTGGTCGTCACCGAGGACCAGCGCAGCGCCGACGCCAGACTGACCGCGGCGTTCCTGAACACGGGTGTCGTCGTCGTGCCTCCGATCGTCTACCGCGACGACCGGTGCATCGACCTCTCGATCGTCGGGGCCCCCGACGAGGTCGAGACCGCGATCGACGGCCTCCCCTCAGACGTCGGGGTGACCGTCCGCCGAATCCGCTCGTACGACGGTCGATTCACGGATCCCACTGCGGCGCTCACGCCGCGGCAACGGGAGGCGCTTCGCGTCGCCGTCCGGTGCGGCTACTACAACGAGACCCGCGAGACGACGGTCGATACCATCGCCGCCGAACTCGGCTGCTCGGCGGGCACTGCCGCCGAACACCTCAGGAAGGCGGAGGCGACGGTGCTGCGACGGGTCGTCGATGCGACCCCCGACGGTCGGGCGTGA
- a CDS encoding NADH-quinone oxidoreductase subunit D — MQTPPEQSPAPEVGEQEPSTVDAVIESLEAQFRIRREAHEHAPAVVVRPDEVREVLRTLRDEAGFDHLSCATAQEYPDRYETIYHLKRYDDPTTEVSVVVPTPGTEPVSESAAPVFPTAAWHEREAYDLVGIEYEGHPDLRRLLLPETWQGHPLSRNYDKDRPQIVTYTENVNPIEDDERAGDTLLLNIGPHHPATHGVLHLQVTLDGEQVIDVDPDIGYIHRCEEQMCQSKTYRHQIMPYPDRWDWGGAGLLNEWAYARTAERLADIDVPAYAQVIRTMAAELSRMLSHFLAVGAYALDVIGDFTATFMYAIKDRERVQNVLEDLTGQRLMFNYFRLGGVVWDLPEPREEFLEEIYDLVDDLPDRLTEYHDLLTGNEVIQMRTVDTGVLPAETAKAYGCTGPVARGSSVDYDLRRDDPYGYYEELEWDVVTEPDGDNFARLLVRLREIEQSARIVEQCADLLAEWPDDERTVQSNVPRTIKPDADTEVYRAVEAAKGELGIYIRADGTDSPARFKIRGPSFSHLQALPEMARGEYIPDLIATLGSLDTIMGEVDR, encoded by the coding sequence ATGCAGACGCCGCCCGAGCAGTCGCCGGCGCCCGAGGTCGGCGAGCAGGAACCGTCGACCGTCGACGCTGTGATCGAGTCCCTCGAAGCGCAGTTCCGTATCCGTCGGGAGGCGCACGAGCACGCGCCCGCAGTCGTCGTCCGCCCCGACGAGGTACGGGAAGTCCTCCGGACCCTCCGCGACGAGGCGGGCTTCGACCATCTCTCGTGTGCCACCGCCCAAGAGTATCCGGACCGCTACGAGACGATCTACCACCTGAAACGGTACGACGATCCGACGACGGAAGTGAGCGTGGTCGTTCCGACGCCGGGGACGGAACCGGTCAGCGAGTCCGCAGCGCCCGTCTTTCCGACCGCCGCGTGGCACGAACGCGAGGCCTACGACCTCGTCGGCATCGAGTACGAGGGGCACCCGGACCTCCGTCGGCTGCTCCTCCCGGAGACGTGGCAGGGGCACCCGCTCTCGCGAAACTACGACAAGGACCGGCCGCAGATCGTCACGTACACGGAGAACGTCAACCCGATCGAGGACGACGAGCGCGCCGGCGACACGCTGCTTCTGAACATCGGGCCTCACCATCCGGCGACCCACGGCGTCCTCCACCTGCAGGTCACGCTCGACGGCGAGCAGGTGATCGACGTCGACCCCGACATCGGTTACATCCACCGCTGTGAGGAGCAGATGTGCCAGTCGAAGACATACCGTCACCAGATCATGCCGTATCCCGACCGCTGGGACTGGGGCGGCGCGGGGCTGTTGAACGAGTGGGCCTACGCGCGGACCGCAGAACGGCTCGCGGACATCGACGTGCCGGCGTACGCGCAGGTGATCCGGACGATGGCCGCGGAGCTCTCGCGGATGCTCTCGCACTTTCTCGCGGTCGGCGCGTACGCCCTCGACGTGATCGGCGACTTCACGGCCACGTTCATGTACGCGATCAAGGACCGCGAGCGGGTGCAGAACGTACTCGAGGACCTCACCGGCCAGCGGCTGATGTTCAACTACTTCCGCCTAGGCGGCGTCGTCTGGGACCTCCCCGAGCCCCGCGAGGAGTTCCTCGAGGAGATATACGACCTCGTGGACGACCTGCCCGACCGACTGACCGAGTACCACGATCTGCTCACCGGCAACGAGGTCATCCAGATGCGGACCGTCGACACCGGCGTCCTGCCCGCGGAGACGGCGAAGGCCTACGGCTGCACGGGGCCGGTCGCGCGGGGCTCCAGCGTCGACTACGACCTCCGGCGCGACGACCCCTACGGCTACTACGAGGAACTCGAATGGGACGTCGTCACCGAACCCGACGGGGACAACTTCGCGCGGCTGCTCGTCCGGCTGCGGGAGATCGAACAATCGGCCCGGATCGTCGAGCAGTGCGCGGATCTGCTGGCCGAGTGGCCCGACGACGAGCGGACCGTGCAGTCGAACGTCCCGCGGACGATCAAGCCGGATGCCGATACGGAGGTGTACCGCGCCGTCGAGGCCGCCAAGGGCGAACTCGGCATCTACATCCGCGCCGACGGCACCGACTCGCCCGCGCGGTTCAAGATCCGGGGGCCCTCGTTCTCGCACCTGCAGGCGCTCCCCGAGATGGCCCGCGGCGAGTACATCCCGGACCTGATCGCGACGCTCGGCAGCCTCGACACGATTATGGGGGAGGTCGACCGCTGA
- the mutS gene encoding DNA mismatch repair protein MutS, producing the protein MTSQGIVEQFLSLKSETDADVLTMQCGDFYEFFADDAELVAAELDLKVSQKSSHGSSYPMAGVPVDDLTPYLKALVERGYRVAVADQFEDESGDHYREVTRVVTPGTLLETDDADARYIAAVVSGGSSGSGSAGSSAAGGSGAAGEPGGIGLAFADATTGQFLVTVADDADDALSELYRFSPVEILPGPDVRADDGLTRRLREETDASVSLFEADAFAPGRAKHALGAQFGNETLSSVGLDETPAIRAAGAVLRYVEETGAGVLPSMTRLQTFETSEHLELDATTQRNLELTETMQGERTGTLVDTIDHTVTSPGGRLLREWVTRPRRDREELDRRLDCVDALASAALARERVRDALDGGYDLERLAARATSGSADATDLLAVRDTLGILPAVADAVEGSPLSESPLSDVVDRPDREAAREIREELESALADDPPKTVTQGGLFRRGHDDELDELLTRHAEAKEWIDTLAEREKRRHGLSHVTVDRNKTDGHYIQVGKSVASEVPEHYKEIKTLKNSKRFVTDELEEREREILRLEEARGDLEYELFCDLRDRIAERAALLQDVGRALAEVDALASLATHAAGNDWVRPGLTASGPLDIDAGRHPVVEQTTDFVPNGVDMGGDREFLLVTGPNMSGKSTYMRQVALITLLAQIGSFVPARSATVGIVDGIYTRVGALDELAQGRSTFMVEMQELSNILHSASEESLVILDEVGRGTATYDGISIAWAATEYLHNEVRAKTLFATHYHELTSLAEHLERVANVHVAVDDGGESVTFLRTIEEGPTDRSYGVHVAELAGVPDPVVSRADEVLARLRADEAIEARGSGGGGSGEPTQAVFDLSEGRFVDGERPGEVAAGDADGTDPAGDAGATDVGDSSAADGGRADTAATADAAAGGGSPASERRPELEAIAAELDDLDLNETSPIELMATVQEWQEQLDE; encoded by the coding sequence ATGACCTCGCAGGGGATCGTCGAGCAGTTTCTCTCTCTGAAGTCCGAGACGGACGCGGACGTGCTGACGATGCAGTGCGGCGACTTCTACGAATTCTTCGCCGACGACGCGGAACTGGTCGCAGCGGAGTTGGACCTGAAGGTCTCACAGAAGTCCTCGCACGGCTCGTCGTACCCGATGGCCGGCGTCCCGGTCGACGACCTCACGCCGTATCTGAAGGCGCTGGTCGAGCGCGGCTACCGCGTCGCCGTCGCCGACCAGTTCGAAGACGAGAGCGGCGACCACTACCGGGAGGTGACGCGCGTCGTCACGCCCGGGACCCTCCTCGAAACCGACGACGCCGACGCGCGCTACATCGCCGCCGTCGTGAGCGGCGGGAGCAGCGGCAGCGGATCGGCCGGTTCGAGCGCCGCAGGCGGGTCGGGCGCCGCAGGCGAGCCGGGCGGGATCGGTCTGGCGTTCGCGGACGCGACGACCGGGCAGTTCCTCGTCACCGTCGCCGACGACGCCGACGACGCGCTCTCGGAGCTGTACCGTTTCTCGCCGGTCGAGATCCTCCCGGGACCGGACGTCCGCGCCGACGACGGACTCACCCGTCGCCTCCGCGAGGAGACCGACGCGTCGGTGTCGCTGTTCGAGGCCGACGCGTTCGCCCCGGGGCGAGCGAAGCACGCGCTCGGGGCGCAGTTCGGGAACGAGACGCTGTCGAGCGTCGGCCTCGACGAGACCCCCGCGATCCGGGCCGCCGGGGCGGTGCTCCGCTACGTCGAGGAGACCGGCGCGGGCGTGCTGCCGTCGATGACGCGGTTGCAGACGTTCGAGACGAGCGAGCACCTCGAACTGGACGCGACGACCCAGCGCAACCTCGAACTCACAGAGACGATGCAGGGCGAGCGGACGGGCACGCTCGTCGACACGATCGACCACACCGTGACGAGCCCCGGGGGTCGGCTCCTCCGGGAGTGGGTGACCCGCCCGCGTCGCGACCGCGAGGAGTTGGACCGACGGCTCGACTGCGTCGACGCGCTCGCGTCGGCCGCGCTCGCCCGCGAACGCGTCCGCGACGCGCTCGACGGCGGTTACGACCTCGAACGCTTGGCCGCGCGCGCGACGTCCGGCAGTGCAGACGCCACGGACCTCCTCGCGGTCCGGGACACGCTCGGGATCCTCCCCGCCGTCGCCGACGCCGTCGAGGGGTCGCCGCTTTCGGAGTCGCCGCTTTCGGACGTCGTGGACCGCCCGGACCGAGAGGCCGCCCGGGAGATCCGCGAGGAACTGGAGTCGGCGCTCGCCGACGACCCGCCGAAGACGGTGACGCAGGGCGGCCTGTTCCGCCGCGGCCACGACGACGAACTCGACGAGTTGCTGACGCGCCACGCCGAGGCGAAAGAGTGGATCGACACGCTCGCCGAGCGCGAGAAGCGACGGCACGGCCTGAGCCACGTCACGGTCGACCGCAACAAGACCGACGGTCACTACATCCAGGTCGGGAAGTCCGTCGCGAGCGAGGTGCCCGAGCACTACAAGGAGATCAAGACGCTGAAGAACTCGAAGCGGTTCGTCACCGACGAACTCGAGGAGCGCGAGCGGGAGATCCTCCGGCTCGAGGAGGCCCGCGGCGACCTGGAGTACGAGCTGTTCTGCGACCTCCGCGATCGGATCGCCGAACGCGCGGCGCTCTTGCAAGACGTCGGCCGCGCGCTCGCGGAGGTGGACGCCCTGGCGTCGCTCGCGACGCACGCCGCCGGCAACGACTGGGTGCGCCCCGGACTGACGGCGTCGGGACCGCTCGACATCGACGCCGGACGACACCCCGTCGTCGAGCAGACGACCGACTTCGTCCCGAACGGGGTCGATATGGGCGGCGATCGGGAGTTCCTGCTCGTCACCGGGCCGAACATGAGCGGCAAGTCGACGTATATGCGCCAGGTCGCGCTCATCACGCTGCTCGCCCAGATCGGAAGCTTCGTGCCGGCGCGCTCTGCGACGGTCGGCATCGTCGACGGGATCTACACGCGCGTCGGCGCGCTCGACGAACTCGCGCAGGGTCGCTCGACCTTCATGGTCGAGATGCAGGAGCTCTCGAACATCCTCCACTCGGCGTCGGAGGAGTCGCTCGTGATCCTCGACGAGGTGGGACGGGGGACGGCGACGTACGACGGCATCTCCATCGCGTGGGCCGCCACGGAGTACCTGCACAACGAGGTGCGCGCGAAGACGCTGTTCGCGACGCACTACCACGAACTCACGTCGCTGGCGGAGCACCTCGAACGCGTGGCGAACGTCCACGTGGCGGTGGACGACGGCGGCGAGAGCGTGACGTTCCTCCGGACGATCGAGGAGGGACCGACCGATCGCTCCTACGGCGTCCACGTCGCGGAGTTGGCCGGCGTCCCCGATCCGGTCGTCTCCCGCGCCGACGAGGTGCTCGCGCGGCTCCGCGCCGACGAGGCGATCGAGGCCCGCGGGAGCGGCGGCGGGGGAAGCGGCGAACCCACCCAGGCGGTGTTCGACCTCTCGGAGGGGAGGTTCGTCGACGGCGAAAGGCCGGGAGAGGTCGCCGCCGGCGACGCGGACGGCACCGACCCGGCCGGCGACGCAGGCGCGACCGACGTCGGCGACTCGAGCGCGGCCGACGGCGGTCGAGCGGACACGGCGGCGACGGCGGACGCGGCAGCCGGTGGCGGGTCGCCGGCGAGCGAGCGCCGACCGGAACTGGAAGCGATCGCCGCCGAGCTCGACGACCTGGATCTGAACGAGACGTCGCCGATCGAGCTGATGGCGACCGTCCAGGAGTGGCAGGAGCAGTTGGACGAGTAG
- a CDS encoding potassium channel family protein: protein MTFIVVGYGRVGRRTARILHEEGYPVVVVDNDPDRADRAREAGFEVVEGDGSNEAVLKRAGVENAVALGGLTGDPNINFAACMIGKEFGCRVAMRISEDFREEIYDRYEEDVDEVIYPERLGAAGAKTALLGGSFNAIGELTEQLRLTTVTIPEGAPVIGRKVNDVDLDDFGRIYAHGRKREAMTIPLPGTVIEAGDQLALVVDDEDDGLERARATLLGE from the coding sequence ATGACGTTCATCGTCGTCGGGTACGGACGAGTCGGCAGGCGGACCGCCCGGATTCTCCACGAAGAGGGGTACCCGGTCGTGGTCGTCGACAACGACCCCGACAGGGCCGACCGCGCCCGCGAGGCCGGCTTCGAGGTCGTCGAGGGCGACGGGAGCAACGAGGCGGTGCTGAAGCGCGCGGGCGTCGAGAACGCCGTCGCGCTCGGCGGGCTCACCGGCGATCCCAACATAAACTTCGCCGCCTGTATGATCGGCAAGGAGTTCGGCTGTCGGGTGGCGATGCGGATCAGCGAGGACTTCCGAGAGGAGATCTACGACCGCTACGAGGAGGACGTCGACGAGGTCATCTACCCCGAGCGACTCGGCGCGGCGGGGGCGAAGACGGCGCTTCTCGGGGGGAGTTTCAACGCGATCGGCGAGCTGACCGAACAGTTGCGGCTCACGACGGTGACGATTCCGGAGGGCGCGCCGGTGATCGGACGGAAGGTCAACGACGTCGACCTCGACGACTTCGGCCGGATCTACGCCCACGGCCGGAAGCGCGAGGCGATGACGATACCCCTGCCCGGGACGGTCATCGAGGCCGGCGATCAGCTCGCGCTCGTCGTCGACGACGAGGACGACGGACTCGAACGGGCGCGGGCGACGCTCCTCGGCGAGTAG
- a CDS encoding YeeE/YedE family protein, with protein MSEDRHPLFIPLILVGGVIFGFGLGFSHMARPEVVLDFLQFEDLGLPFVMFGAAIVSGIAFAVLPRLRDRAPLTGNRYERRLKPFDRNVLIGGAIFGVGWGLSGICPGAAYASLGIGNVTILWALAGMFVGAYLQGYWRS; from the coding sequence ATGAGCGAGGACCGACATCCCCTGTTCATCCCGCTGATTCTCGTCGGCGGGGTGATCTTCGGGTTCGGACTCGGATTCAGTCACATGGCGCGGCCGGAGGTCGTGCTCGACTTCCTCCAGTTCGAGGACCTCGGACTGCCGTTCGTGATGTTCGGCGCGGCGATCGTCTCCGGGATCGCCTTCGCGGTGCTGCCCCGGCTCCGAGACCGCGCACCGCTGACCGGGAACCGGTACGAACGGCGGCTGAAACCGTTCGACAGGAACGTCCTGATCGGCGGCGCGATATTCGGGGTCGGCTGGGGGCTCTCGGGCATCTGTCCCGGTGCGGCCTACGCCAGCCTCGGTATCGGTAACGTCACGATCCTGTGGGCGCTCGCCGGGATGTTCGTCGGCGCGTACCTGCAGGGCTACTGGCGGAGCTGA
- a CDS encoding YeeE/YedE family protein: MVTDPLPLQLVAELFPNGISRYAVGGLLVGLGVTVIYIGTGIPAGASTFLESTLSYVSDQSRFQKYVSSRNWRVVFTLGIILGAMAFAATVQSGVVTTSLYEPGTTGELYEVAGVTFWTTAVQPWRLFFGGILVGIGTRIGKGCTSGHGVCGVGSASKTSLVGVGTFLLVAIVTAQIVAALGVSP; the protein is encoded by the coding sequence ATGGTAACAGATCCACTTCCACTGCAGTTGGTCGCCGAACTGTTCCCCAACGGGATCAGTCGCTACGCCGTCGGGGGCCTCCTCGTCGGACTCGGCGTGACGGTCATCTACATCGGGACCGGCATTCCCGCCGGCGCGAGCACGTTCCTCGAGTCGACGCTGTCGTACGTCTCCGACCAGTCGCGGTTCCAGAAGTACGTCTCCTCGCGGAACTGGCGCGTCGTCTTCACGCTCGGCATCATCCTGGGCGCGATGGCGTTCGCGGCGACGGTCCAATCCGGCGTCGTCACGACGTCGCTGTACGAACCCGGCACGACCGGCGAACTGTACGAGGTCGCCGGCGTGACGTTCTGGACGACCGCCGTCCAGCCCTGGCGGCTGTTCTTCGGCGGCATCCTGGTCGGGATCGGAACCCGGATCGGTAAGGGGTGTACGTCGGGCCACGGCGTCTGCGGCGTCGGTTCGGCGTCGAAGACCTCGCTCGTCGGCGTGGGGACGTTCCTGCTCGTCGCCATCGTGACCGCGCAGATCGTCGCCGCACTGGGGGTGAGTCCGTGA
- a CDS encoding MBL fold metallo-hydrolase, producing MNPEDLPTPEAEVDSVSPEALKEQIDAGEDVTLLDTRMQSDYEEWHIDGDNVTSINLPYFHFLEDDIDDDVLEQVPADREVTVLCAKGGASEFVAGALKARGYDVDHLENGMNGWAEIYERYEVTDYDGAGTLYQYQRPSSGCLGYLLVDGGEAAVVDPLRAFTDRYLDDAAELDAELTYAFDTHIHADHISGVRNLDAEGVEGVIPAAAVDRGVTYADELTTAEDGDTFSVGDATVETVATPGHTTGMTSYLLDESLLATGDGLFVESVARPDLEEGDEGAPDAARMLYESLQERVLSLPEETLVGGAHFSDAAETAEDGTYTAPIGELKADMDALTMEEEEFVELILSDMPPRPANYEEIIATNLGQNAVDDEEAFTLELGPNNCAASQESLAGD from the coding sequence ATGAATCCCGAAGACCTGCCGACGCCCGAGGCGGAGGTCGACTCCGTCTCCCCCGAAGCGCTGAAAGAGCAGATCGACGCCGGCGAGGACGTCACCCTCCTCGACACCCGGATGCAGTCCGATTACGAGGAGTGGCACATCGACGGCGACAACGTCACCTCGATCAACCTCCCGTACTTTCACTTTCTGGAGGACGACATCGACGACGACGTCCTCGAGCAAGTGCCCGCCGACCGCGAGGTCACCGTCCTCTGTGCGAAGGGCGGCGCCAGCGAGTTCGTCGCCGGCGCCCTCAAAGCCCGCGGCTACGACGTCGACCACCTCGAAAACGGCATGAACGGCTGGGCCGAAATCTACGAGCGCTACGAGGTCACCGACTACGACGGTGCCGGCACGCTCTATCAGTACCAGCGGCCCTCCTCGGGCTGTCTCGGCTACCTCTTGGTCGACGGCGGCGAGGCCGCCGTCGTCGACCCCCTGCGAGCGTTCACCGACCGCTACCTCGACGACGCTGCCGAGTTAGACGCCGAACTCACCTACGCGTTCGACACCCACATCCACGCCGACCACATCTCCGGCGTGCGCAATCTCGACGCCGAAGGCGTCGAGGGCGTCATCCCCGCTGCGGCCGTCGACCGCGGCGTCACCTACGCCGACGAACTCACGACCGCCGAAGACGGCGACACGTTCAGTGTCGGCGACGCGACCGTCGAGACCGTGGCCACGCCCGGACACACGACGGGCATGACGTCGTACCTGCTGGACGAGAGCCTGCTGGCGACGGGCGACGGCCTGTTCGTCGAGAGCGTCGCCCGGCCGGACCTCGAAGAGGGCGACGAGGGCGCCCCCGACGCCGCGCGGATGCTCTATGAGTCCCTCCAAGAGCGCGTGCTCTCCTTACCCGAGGAGACGCTCGTCGGCGGCGCGCACTTCAGCGACGCGGCAGAGACCGCCGAAGACGGGACGTACACGGCGCCGATCGGCGAGCTGAAAGCGGACATGGACGCGCTGACGATGGAGGAAGAGGAGTTCGTGGAGTTGATCCTCTCGGACATGCCGCCGCGGCCGGCGAACTACGAGGAGATCATCGCGACGAACCTCGGACAGAACGCCGTCGACGACGAGGAGGCGTTCACTCTCGAACTCGGCCCGAACAACTGCGCCGCCAGCCAGGAGTCCCTCGCCGGTGACTGA
- a CDS encoding sulfurtransferase TusA family protein — MSVEFDIAETLDVKGASCPMPVVKTKSAIDDLSEGEVLEVLATDPGSMSDLDGWAAGTDGVEMLDQEEGDEVYKHYVRKTE, encoded by the coding sequence ATGAGTGTAGAATTCGACATTGCGGAGACGCTCGACGTGAAAGGCGCATCGTGCCCGATGCCGGTTGTCAAGACGAAATCCGCCATCGACGACCTCTCCGAGGGAGAGGTCCTCGAGGTTCTGGCGACCGACCCCGGAAGTATGAGCGACCTCGACGGCTGGGCGGCCGGTACAGACGGCGTCGAGATGCTCGACCAGGAGGAAGGCGACGAGGTGTACAAACACTACGTGCGCAAGACGGAGTGA
- a CDS encoding DsrE family protein, producing MDKIGIIVDSDSPKSLAMAMNLGHTALASDTEVLVYFTFDGLTHLLEGEKDVSEIQALLDEGMPNPYDLLDAFVADGGDLVTTVACTTTLDMLAWDQEAIDDSLTTKFAGAATFLEAVEDADQVFSF from the coding sequence ATGGACAAGATCGGAATAATCGTCGACAGCGACAGTCCGAAGAGCCTCGCGATGGCGATGAACCTCGGACACACCGCCCTCGCCTCCGACACCGAGGTGCTCGTCTACTTCACGTTCGACGGACTGACGCACCTGCTGGAGGGCGAGAAGGACGTCTCGGAGATCCAGGCGCTCCTCGACGAGGGGATGCCGAACCCCTACGACCTGCTCGACGCCTTCGTCGCCGACGGCGGCGACCTCGTCACGACGGTCGCCTGCACGACGACGCTCGATATGCTCGCGTGGGACCAGGAGGCCATCGACGACTCGCTCACCACGAAGTTCGCGGGTGCAGCCACCTTCCTCGAGGCCGTCGAGGACGCGGATCAGGTGTTCAGCTTCTAA